Proteins found in one Brachyspira murdochii DSM 12563 genomic segment:
- the rho gene encoding transcription termination factor Rho — MPFQKKRVKVSNENEEVETPSSQPKKVVRKRVVKQIETVQENNDMVSKDEQAVNINENYDNDVRDEKSNKPVDDIYISKLSCLTFEELLEFAEGYGIKKDTSNNIRRQELMHSIVRAQHAMEGKIIAEGTLETLQDGFGFLRSQNSNYLVGPDDIYISPAQIRLFGLRTGDIITGEVRPPKDNAGEKFFALLKILTVNGEEPNNLYKRPHFDKLTPIFPNERIDLEFAPNKISTRIINLVSPIGKGQRGLIVAPPKAGKTMMLQEIANAICKNYPDIKLFILLIDERPEEVTDMKRQVPEAEVIASTFDETPDKHCQVSEMVLEKAKRLVENKHDVVIILDSITRLSRAYNLVVPASGKVLTGGVDSNALHKPKRFFGAARNIEEGGSLTIIASALVDTGSKMDDYIYEEFKGTGNMELHLDRKLANRRLFPAIDIDSSSTRREDLLLTEEEKNKMWALRKYMQSQGIDEDQLIETVIDKMNSTKDNAEFLKLLNS, encoded by the coding sequence TTCTAAAGATGAACAAGCTGTTAATATCAATGAAAATTATGATAATGATGTAAGAGATGAAAAATCGAATAAGCCTGTTGATGATATTTATATTAGTAAATTAAGCTGTTTAACTTTTGAAGAGCTTTTGGAATTTGCTGAAGGGTATGGTATAAAAAAAGATACTTCTAATAATATCAGACGGCAAGAACTTATGCACTCTATAGTGAGAGCTCAGCATGCTATGGAAGGTAAAATAATTGCTGAGGGTACTTTAGAAACTTTACAAGATGGTTTTGGTTTTTTAAGGTCTCAAAATAGCAATTATTTGGTTGGTCCAGACGATATATATATTTCTCCCGCTCAAATTAGACTTTTTGGTCTTAGAACTGGGGATATCATTACTGGTGAAGTAAGACCTCCTAAAGATAATGCAGGAGAGAAATTTTTTGCTTTGCTTAAAATTTTAACTGTTAATGGTGAAGAACCTAATAATCTTTATAAAAGACCTCATTTTGATAAATTAACTCCGATTTTTCCTAATGAGCGTATAGACTTAGAATTTGCACCAAATAAAATATCTACACGTATTATTAATCTTGTCTCTCCTATAGGTAAAGGTCAGAGAGGATTGATTGTAGCTCCTCCTAAAGCAGGTAAAACTATGATGCTTCAGGAGATTGCTAATGCGATATGTAAAAACTATCCAGATATTAAACTTTTTATACTTCTCATAGATGAACGTCCTGAAGAAGTTACTGATATGAAAAGACAAGTTCCAGAGGCTGAGGTTATTGCTTCTACATTTGATGAAACACCAGATAAACATTGTCAGGTTTCTGAAATGGTGCTTGAAAAAGCTAAACGTCTTGTAGAAAATAAGCATGATGTTGTTATAATACTTGATTCTATTACAAGACTTTCAAGAGCTTATAACTTAGTAGTTCCTGCAAGCGGTAAGGTTTTAACAGGCGGAGTGGATTCTAATGCTCTTCATAAACCAAAAAGATTTTTTGGTGCTGCTAGAAATATTGAAGAGGGAGGCTCTCTTACTATAATAGCTTCTGCTTTGGTGGACACTGGAAGTAAAATGGACGATTATATATACGAAGAGTTCAAAGGTACTGGTAATATGGAGCTTCATTTAGATAGAAAACTTGCAAATAGAAGACTTTTTCCTGCTATTGATATTGATTCTTCTTCTACTAGAAGAGAGGATTTACTTCTTACTGAAGAAGAGAAAAATAAGATGTGGGCTTTAAGAAAATATATGCAGTCTCAGGGTATAGATGAGGATCAGCTAATAGAAACTGTTATTGATAAAATGAATTCTACTAAAGATAATGCTGAGTTTTTAAAATTATTAAATTCATAA
- a CDS encoding Smr/MutS family protein, giving the protein MSKKSEEEDRKLFLFFLEHGYFPDDFDYKKNTKYAKKENIDKKNKEINKNNNKELKESNFLKQNKPYTKEDEEMFLSAIENLDCTNHSKKSIHDRKINTKFKPNIKNAVPKDRLDLHGLTSDRALIEVKHFIYECKKNKISPILIIHGKGFGSENRIPVLKNLVEYYLLTEGKNYIKYFSDAPINLGGSGAKIIYLDI; this is encoded by the coding sequence ATGTCAAAAAAATCAGAAGAAGAAGATAGAAAACTGTTTTTATTTTTTTTAGAACATGGATATTTTCCTGATGATTTTGATTACAAAAAAAATACTAAATATGCAAAAAAAGAAAATATAGATAAAAAAAATAAAGAAATTAATAAAAATAATAATAAAGAATTAAAAGAAAGTAATTTTTTAAAACAAAATAAACCTTATACAAAAGAAGATGAAGAAATGTTTTTAAGTGCAATTGAGAATCTCGATTGCACTAATCATTCTAAAAAGTCTATTCATGACAGAAAAATCAATACCAAATTCAAACCTAATATAAAAAATGCCGTTCCAAAAGACAGACTAGATTTGCACGGACTTACAAGCGACAGAGCTTTGATAGAAGTTAAGCATTTTATTTATGAATGTAAGAAAAATAAAATAAGTCCTATTCTTATAATACATGGCAAAGGTTTTGGAAGTGAAAATAGAATACCAGTATTAAAAAATTTAGTCGAATATTATTTATTAACAGAAGGAAAGAATTATATAAAATATTTTTCTGATGCTCCAATAAATCTTGGAGGAAGCGGTGCTAAAATAATTTATTTGGATATATAG
- a CDS encoding amino acid ABC transporter ATP-binding protein, translated as MIKIRNLHKKFGKLEVLKGIDVDVKKGEIIAIIGPSGSGKSTFLRCINRLEEPSEGDIIINGKNIMDKDTDINLMRQELGMVFQHFNLFPHKTVMNNITLAPMKVKKISKENAEKKAIELLEKVGLVDKKDVYPNKLSGGQKQRIAIARALAMEPDIMLFDEPTSALDPEMIKEVLDVMVELAREGMTMLIVTHEMGFAKNVATRILFMNDGKILEDEEPNEFFSNPKHDRVKDFLYKVLHK; from the coding sequence GTGATTAAGATAAGAAACTTACATAAAAAATTCGGTAAACTAGAAGTTCTTAAAGGTATAGATGTTGACGTTAAAAAAGGTGAAATCATTGCCATAATAGGACCTTCCGGAAGCGGAAAATCAACATTCTTAAGATGCATTAATCGTCTTGAAGAGCCTTCAGAAGGCGACATTATCATAAACGGCAAAAATATTATGGATAAAGATACTGATATTAACCTCATGCGTCAGGAACTAGGAATGGTATTTCAGCATTTTAATTTGTTTCCTCATAAAACAGTTATGAACAATATTACTTTAGCTCCTATGAAAGTAAAAAAGATTTCAAAAGAGAATGCAGAAAAAAAAGCTATTGAACTACTAGAAAAGGTAGGATTAGTAGATAAAAAAGATGTATACCCTAATAAACTTTCTGGCGGGCAAAAACAAAGAATAGCTATAGCAAGAGCATTGGCAATGGAGCCGGATATTATGCTTTTTGATGAACCTACTTCAGCATTAGACCCTGAAATGATTAAAGAAGTTTTGGACGTTATGGTTGAGCTTGCAAGAGAAGGTATGACTATGCTTATAGTTACTCATGAAATGGGCTTTGCCAAAAATGTTGCTACTAGAATACTTTTTATGAATGACGGAAAAATATTGGAAGATGAAGAGCCTAATGAGTTTTTCTCTAATCCTAAACATGATAGAGTCAAAGATTTCTTGTATAAAGTATTACATAAATAG
- a CDS encoding amino acid ABC transporter permease, whose protein sequence is MLEYLELLKVIFISNGRYIYIIKGLIFSVGTTALATVIGIVLGIFIALLQLSEFYPFKNSKKFSNFNPLSKIAFLYVNILRGTPVVVQLMIWANVVFVDSLRDTPILIIAAIAFGINSGAYVAEIIRAGIQSLDKGQMEAARALGMNYSLSMKEIIIPQAIKKILPPLVSEFIALLKETSVVGFIGGVDLLRSANIITSQTYRGVEPLIAVGIIYFILTSIFAMFMRKVEEGLRESD, encoded by the coding sequence ATGCTGGAATATTTGGAACTTCTTAAAGTAATATTCATATCCAATGGCAGATACATCTATATTATAAAAGGATTAATATTTTCTGTAGGAACAACTGCCCTTGCTACAGTTATTGGTATAGTATTAGGTATTTTTATTGCTCTGCTTCAGCTTTCAGAATTTTATCCATTCAAAAACTCAAAAAAATTTAGTAATTTTAATCCTCTTTCAAAAATAGCATTTTTATATGTCAATATTTTAAGAGGAACCCCTGTTGTTGTACAGCTTATGATATGGGCTAATGTTGTATTTGTTGATAGTTTAAGAGATACTCCCATACTTATTATAGCAGCTATTGCTTTTGGAATTAATTCCGGAGCTTATGTTGCTGAAATTATAAGAGCTGGCATACAGAGTTTGGATAAAGGACAGATGGAAGCAGCAAGAGCTTTGGGTATGAATTATTCGCTTTCTATGAAGGAAATTATAATACCGCAGGCTATAAAAAAAATACTTCCTCCGCTTGTAAGTGAGTTTATAGCACTTCTTAAAGAAACTTCTGTTGTAGGGTTTATAGGAGGAGTTGATTTACTTAGATCTGCTAATATCATTACAAGCCAAACTTATAGAGGTGTTGAACCTTTAATTGCTGTAGGTATAATATATTTTATACTGACTTCAATATTTGCTATGTTTATGAGAAAAGTTGAGGAGGGTTTGAGAGAAAGTGATTAA
- a CDS encoding basic amino acid ABC transporter substrate-binding protein produces MFKNNLFKIIIALSIVLTVFIGCQKKEDKNKLYVGTNAEFEPFEYREGDKIVGFDIDLINEIAKLIGAEIEVVDMQFDGLLPALEAKKIDLIVAGMTATEERKQFVNFSDPYYNSKQSIVVLSNNTDITTFDNFAGKKVGVVLGYTGDILVSEMTNVEVQKFNATSETILALKSQKVDAVVLDYEPAKNYVAQNNELKLIETDSATEEYSIAMRKDDTELLTKVNDALKTINENGTYETLLNKYFAN; encoded by the coding sequence ATGTTTAAAAATAATCTTTTTAAAATAATTATAGCTTTATCTATTGTTTTAACCGTATTCATAGGCTGTCAGAAAAAAGAAGACAAAAATAAACTCTATGTAGGAACAAATGCTGAGTTTGAACCTTTTGAATATAGAGAAGGCGATAAGATTGTTGGTTTTGATATAGATTTGATAAACGAAATTGCAAAATTAATAGGAGCTGAGATTGAAGTTGTAGACATGCAGTTTGACGGACTTCTTCCTGCTTTAGAAGCTAAAAAAATAGATCTTATAGTGGCAGGTATGACTGCAACAGAAGAAAGAAAACAGTTTGTTAATTTCTCTGATCCTTATTATAACTCTAAACAGTCTATAGTTGTACTTTCAAATAATACTGATATAACAACTTTTGATAATTTTGCTGGTAAAAAAGTAGGTGTAGTATTAGGATATACTGGAGATATTTTAGTTAGTGAAATGACTAATGTGGAAGTTCAAAAATTTAATGCTACTTCTGAAACTATATTAGCATTAAAATCACAAAAGGTTGATGCTGTAGTTTTAGACTATGAACCTGCTAAAAATTATGTAGCTCAAAATAATGAATTAAAACTAATAGAAACTGATTCTGCTACTGAAGAGTATTCTATAGCTATGAGAAAAGATGATACAGAACTTCTTACTAAAGTAAATGATGCTCTAAAAACTATTAATGAAAATGGAACTTATGAAACTTTACTTAATAAATATTTTGCAAATTAA
- a CDS encoding LemA family protein, with translation MRGSAVAIIFIVVNIIAVSIFLIVSTTSIKTSILTEEKLSRESLNTIIDIYYKKNIASQNYYNAVSVIPRIDIYTLHSLSNYIQRVKTIEADATLIEKPLTFQEYQYLQARITENIDKINYTARNYPVLRTNQNYITALNEMRPIIEDERKSISLYNDYVAEYNKLTTTPPSSIVAGIMGKFPFLRFETGTNIIAQTAHMFQ, from the coding sequence ATGCGGGGTTCTGCTGTAGCGATAATATTTATAGTAGTAAACATAATAGCTGTAAGCATATTTTTGATAGTATCTACAACATCTATTAAGACTTCTATATTAACAGAAGAAAAATTGTCAAGAGAATCTTTAAATACTATTATAGATATATATTATAAAAAAAATATAGCCTCGCAGAACTATTATAATGCTGTATCTGTTATACCTAGAATAGATATATACACACTTCATTCATTAAGCAATTATATACAAAGGGTAAAAACTATAGAAGCCGATGCCACACTCATAGAAAAGCCTTTGACATTTCAGGAATACCAGTATCTTCAGGCTAGAATAACAGAAAATATTGATAAAATTAATTATACAGCAAGAAATTATCCAGTTCTTAGAACAAATCAAAATTATATAACAGCATTAAATGAGATGCGTCCTATAATAGAAGACGAGAGAAAATCTATTTCTCTTTATAATGATTATGTTGCAGAATATAATAAATTGACCACAACCCCGCCATCTAGTATAGTAGCTGGAATAATGGGAAAATTTCCTTTTTTAAGATTTGAAACTGGTACTAATATTATAGCACAAACTGCACATATGTTTCAATAA
- a CDS encoding LacI family DNA-binding transcriptional regulator, whose translation MNNIEDLKNLKRVTQKEIAKRLGISRTTVARAINGSEFIKEETKSKILELASKLNYEKNYIGSSLANQKEKVVHCLVAHSFNEFYTSEIIRGLNTVSKEYSIYNYNLKITATEIHSPDKQIELLQKILKEDDIDGLIITPLNRDIIYDILKPYFNKMKIISIGTRLSENIAHVGPNHIKQGAMAGGIVSNLLRDDEGLLIIDNGDDKISSGMYLEGFLERIRNTNISILGPILCGNIEDSIHTIKEMCGKYDIKGIYINRYAQEIYDIIDKNILNGKKIVTHGMAGSIKSLIKSGIISFTVMEEVFMEGYDAGKMMFEMLYKNNITNNWKVSDSKVIFLENLSI comes from the coding sequence ATGAATAATATAGAAGATTTAAAAAACCTAAAGAGGGTAACTCAGAAAGAAATAGCAAAAAGACTTGGAATAAGCAGAACGACAGTTGCAAGGGCTATAAACGGAAGTGAGTTTATTAAAGAAGAAACAAAATCAAAAATACTTGAATTAGCTTCAAAGCTCAATTATGAAAAAAATTATATAGGCAGTTCTTTAGCCAATCAAAAAGAAAAGGTTGTTCATTGTTTAGTAGCACATTCTTTTAATGAGTTTTATACAAGCGAAATTATAAGAGGTTTAAATACAGTATCAAAAGAATATTCAATATACAATTATAATCTAAAAATAACGGCTACAGAAATACATTCTCCTGATAAGCAGATAGAACTGCTTCAAAAAATATTAAAAGAAGATGATATAGACGGACTTATAATAACGCCTTTAAATAGAGATATTATTTATGATATTCTAAAGCCTTATTTTAATAAGATGAAAATAATATCTATAGGCACAAGACTTTCTGAAAATATTGCTCATGTTGGTCCTAATCATATAAAACAGGGGGCTATGGCAGGCGGTATAGTTTCTAATCTTCTTAGAGATGATGAGGGACTTCTTATAATAGATAATGGTGATGATAAAATATCTTCCGGAATGTATTTAGAGGGTTTTTTAGAGAGGATAAGGAATACAAATATAAGCATATTAGGTCCTATACTATGCGGTAATATAGAAGACAGCATTCATACAATCAAAGAAATGTGCGGCAAATATGATATCAAAGGTATTTATATAAACAGATATGCTCAGGAAATATACGACATAATAGATAAAAATATATTAAATGGTAAAAAAATAGTAACTCATGGTATGGCAGGAAGTATAAAATCTTTAATTAAGTCTGGTATTATATCATTTACTGTTATGGAAGAGGTATTTATGGAGGGGTATGATGCCGGTAAAATGATGTTTGAAATGCTTTACAAAAATAATATAACTAATAATTGGAAAGTATCAGATTCTAAAGTAATATTTTTGGAGAATTTGAGTATTTGA
- the rplS gene encoding 50S ribosomal protein L19 — MEQKIRLVEAKYKKEAILPFEIGDTVKVWVKIIEGDRERLQAYEGTVISIRGKGINKSFIVRKISYGVGVERIFLLNSPRIDHVDIIRKAKVRRAKLYYLRKKVGKKARLVERLGVKIPKHSDLIKNTAEENKAEENDSSKAE; from the coding sequence ATGGAGCAAAAGATAAGATTAGTAGAAGCAAAATATAAAAAAGAAGCTATTTTGCCTTTTGAAATAGGTGATACAGTAAAAGTATGGGTTAAAATTATCGAAGGCGACAGAGAAAGATTACAGGCTTATGAAGGAACTGTTATTTCTATACGCGGCAAAGGCATTAATAAAAGTTTTATAGTAAGAAAAATCTCTTACGGAGTAGGTGTAGAGAGAATATTCCTTCTTAATTCTCCTAGAATAGATCATGTTGATATTATACGTAAAGCTAAAGTAAGAAGAGCTAAACTTTACTACTTAAGAAAGAAAGTTGGTAAAAAGGCACGCTTAGTAGAAAGATTAGGTGTTAAAATCCCTAAACATTCAGATTTGATTAAAAATACTGCAGAAGAAAATAAAGCTGAAGAGAATGATTCTTCAAAAGCAGAATAA
- a CDS encoding sulfide/dihydroorotate dehydrogenase-like FAD/NAD-binding protein, whose product MGYKIVAREQWSEKVFMMKVVAPDIAKHRKAGNFIIFRLDEKGERIPLTIADADAEAGTITIVTQSIGYSTAKLMELQVGDEILDVIGPLGQPTHIEKKDGIVLGVGGGVGIAPLHPIMEAHHKAGNKVISILGARDKSLIIMEDMMRKISDEVLICTDNGSYGEKGVVTNMIERIYDRGDKISEVIAIGPAIMMKFVTILTKKYNLPTVVSLNPIMIDGTGMCGCCRVKVGDETKFACVEGPEFDGHLIDFDLLMKRQAMYKKEEHECNLKLAN is encoded by the coding sequence ATGGGCTATAAAATAGTTGCCAGAGAGCAATGGTCAGAAAAAGTATTTATGATGAAAGTTGTAGCTCCTGATATAGCTAAGCATCGTAAAGCAGGTAACTTTATTATTTTCAGATTAGATGAAAAAGGTGAAAGAATACCGCTTACTATAGCCGATGCTGACGCAGAAGCTGGAACTATTACTATAGTAACTCAAAGTATAGGATATTCTACTGCTAAACTTATGGAGCTTCAGGTGGGCGATGAAATATTAGATGTTATAGGACCTTTAGGACAGCCTACTCATATTGAGAAAAAAGACGGTATAGTTTTAGGTGTAGGCGGCGGTGTTGGTATTGCTCCTTTGCATCCTATAATGGAAGCTCATCATAAAGCTGGAAATAAAGTTATCTCTATATTAGGTGCCAGAGATAAATCACTTATCATTATGGAAGATATGATGAGAAAAATATCTGATGAAGTGCTTATTTGTACTGACAATGGAAGCTACGGAGAAAAAGGTGTTGTTACTAATATGATAGAAAGAATCTATGACAGAGGTGATAAAATATCTGAAGTTATAGCTATCGGACCTGCTATTATGATGAAATTTGTAACCATACTTACTAAAAAATACAATCTTCCTACAGTTGTTAGTTTGAACCCTATTATGATAGATGGTACTGGTATGTGCGGCTGCTGCAGAGTGAAAGTTGGAGATGAAACTAAATTTGCATGCGTTGAAGGTCCTGAATTTGACGGACATTTGATTGATTTTGACCTTCTTATGAAAAGACAGGCTATGTATAAAAAAGAAGAGCATGAATGTAATTTAAAATTAGCTAATTAA
- a CDS encoding restriction endonuclease gives MALKKYRDYDKYVLKFFYEVNKPMHRKDTYDKLKEYTNTSDEDFSIISENGYNKFNSRVHWSLYILKKAQLIENVDKGVYQITDFGKKFYEENPNFDFKTLKEKTPYLENSRNNSNDDMDDIEETEDENRNEIEKSIEEYYESVEKDILDRLQSMGESSVDKGTKFENICLELLEKMGYGKKYRTGGSGDRGIDGTLTMDKFGFDIIGVQCKCYKENSKVNDTEITKFAHGLKNVNGINRGIFITTSDYTPQAKKVVEELKDVKIILINGYRLAKYMREYEIGVKVLETRNIYDVII, from the coding sequence ATGGCACTTAAAAAATATAGAGATTATGATAAATATGTACTAAAATTTTTCTATGAAGTAAATAAACCAATGCATAGAAAAGATACATATGATAAATTAAAAGAGTATACCAATACATCTGATGAAGACTTTAGTATCATATCAGAAAATGGTTATAATAAATTTAATTCAAGGGTACATTGGTCTTTATACATATTAAAAAAAGCTCAGTTAATAGAAAATGTAGATAAAGGGGTATATCAAATAACTGACTTCGGAAAAAAATTCTATGAAGAAAATCCAAACTTTGATTTCAAAACGTTAAAAGAAAAAACACCATATTTAGAAAACAGCAGAAACAATTCAAATGATGATATGGACGATATTGAAGAAACAGAAGATGAAAATAGAAACGAAATAGAAAAAAGCATTGAAGAGTATTATGAAAGCGTAGAAAAAGATATACTTGATAGACTTCAAAGTATGGGAGAAAGCTCTGTTGATAAAGGCACTAAATTTGAAAATATATGTTTGGAACTGCTTGAAAAAATGGGATATGGTAAAAAGTATAGAACTGGAGGAAGCGGAGACAGAGGAATAGACGGTACACTTACTATGGATAAATTCGGTTTTGATATTATAGGCGTGCAATGCAAATGCTATAAAGAAAATAGTAAAGTTAATGATACTGAAATAACAAAATTTGCTCATGGTCTTAAAAATGTTAATGGTATAAACAGAGGGATATTTATAACAACTTCCGATTATACTCCGCAGGCTAAAAAGGTTGTAGAAGAATTAAAAGATGTAAAAATAATACTTATAAACGGATACAGACTTGCTAAATATATGCGTGAATATGAGATTGGAGTAAAAGTGCTTGAAACTAGAAATATTTATGATGTTATAATTTAA
- the thiL gene encoding thiamine-phosphate kinase — translation MEEFKLIEKIKKLTEYKNTNNLNIGDDCAVIKDISQCKDILVTSDILVENIHFSLKYYSFYDVGYKSAQANISDIICKGAYPKNVFISLSIPKKINDENILEWYNGFLDACKPYNIEISGGDTTSSNDYFFISITLIGIIEKNKSILRSNAQTDDNVYVLGFVGESDLGLKKLLEGNYDYNDESIKTHLRPTLFYDKWQEIIKKYKINSSIDISDGLLQDASHIAENSNKTIEIYESSNWFLVNRFFDKETKEIKQNKVLKSILTGGEDYAVIFTSKDDIPEENNLIKIGIVKEYSKNFIKFIDSNNKEVHFDSLGFVHY, via the coding sequence ATGGAAGAGTTCAAACTTATAGAAAAAATAAAAAAATTAACAGAATATAAAAATACAAATAATCTAAATATAGGCGATGATTGTGCTGTTATAAAAGATATAAGCCAGTGTAAAGATATTTTGGTAACTTCTGATATATTAGTAGAAAATATACATTTCTCTTTAAAATATTACTCTTTTTATGATGTAGGATATAAGTCTGCTCAGGCAAATATTAGCGATATTATATGTAAAGGAGCTTATCCAAAAAATGTATTCATATCACTTTCTATACCCAAAAAAATTAATGATGAAAATATACTTGAATGGTACAATGGTTTTTTAGATGCATGCAAACCTTATAATATAGAAATATCAGGAGGAGATACTACAAGCTCAAATGATTATTTTTTTATATCCATAACATTGATAGGCATTATAGAAAAAAATAAATCTATACTCAGAAGCAATGCTCAAACAGATGATAATGTTTATGTATTAGGTTTTGTAGGCGAAAGTGATTTAGGGCTTAAAAAACTTTTGGAAGGTAATTATGATTATAACGATGAAAGTATAAAAACGCATTTAAGACCGACACTTTTTTATGATAAATGGCAGGAAATTATAAAAAAATACAAAATAAACTCTTCTATAGATATAAGCGACGGACTTTTGCAAGATGCATCTCATATTGCTGAAAACTCTAATAAAACTATAGAAATATACGAATCTTCCAATTGGTTTTTAGTTAATAGATTTTTTGATAAAGAAACTAAAGAAATCAAACAAAATAAAGTATTAAAATCCATTCTTACTGGCGGAGAAGATTATGCTGTTATTTTCACTTCTAAAGACGATATACCAGAAGAAAATAATTTAATAAAAATAGGCATTGTAAAAGAATATTCTAAAAACTTTATAAAGTTTATAGACAGTAATAATAAAGAAGTACATTTTGATTCATTGGGTTTTGTACATTATTAA
- a CDS encoding acetyl-CoA C-acetyltransferase: protein MREVVIASAVRTPVGKFLGSFSNTSAVELGTIAVKEALKRANIKPEQVDETYFGCVIQSALLPNAARQVSINAGIPVDKPALTINILCGSGLRAVSMAAQMIKAGDADVVVAGGTENMSMAPYTSTGMRMGARMGETKMQDTLLNDALICAFEHYHMGVTAENIAEQWGITRQEQDEFACRSQNRAEAAIKSGRFKDEIVPVTVKTRKGEIVVDTDEHPTFGTTMETLARLKPAFKKDGTVTAGNASGINDAASALVLMTKEKAEELGVKPMAAILGYATHGVEPRIMGIGPIEASRKALKMANLKVEDMELIESNEAFAAQSIAVARELKFNMDIVNVNGGAIAIGHPIGASGARILTTLLYEMKKRGNKRGLATLCIGGGMGTALVVEM, encoded by the coding sequence ATGAGAGAAGTAGTTATAGCCAGTGCTGTTAGAACGCCTGTGGGTAAATTTTTAGGCTCATTTTCTAATACATCAGCCGTTGAATTAGGAACCATAGCAGTAAAAGAGGCTTTAAAAAGAGCAAATATCAAACCAGAACAAGTTGATGAAACTTATTTCGGATGCGTTATACAATCAGCCCTTCTTCCAAATGCAGCAAGACAAGTATCTATAAATGCAGGAATACCTGTAGATAAGCCTGCACTAACAATAAATATACTATGCGGTTCTGGACTTAGAGCAGTATCAATGGCTGCACAGATGATTAAAGCAGGAGATGCTGATGTAGTTGTAGCTGGAGGTACAGAAAATATGAGCATGGCTCCTTATACTTCAACAGGTATGAGAATGGGAGCAAGAATGGGTGAAACTAAGATGCAAGACACTCTTTTAAATGATGCTCTTATTTGTGCTTTTGAACATTATCATATGGGAGTTACCGCTGAAAATATTGCAGAACAATGGGGCATTACAAGACAAGAGCAGGACGAGTTTGCATGCAGAAGTCAGAACAGAGCAGAAGCTGCAATAAAAAGCGGAAGATTTAAAGATGAAATAGTGCCTGTTACAGTAAAAACTAGAAAAGGCGAAATAGTAGTTGATACTGATGAACACCCTACTTTTGGTACAACTATGGAAACTTTAGCTAGATTAAAACCTGCTTTCAAAAAAGACGGTACTGTTACTGCTGGAAATGCTTCTGGTATTAATGATGCTGCCTCTGCTTTAGTATTAATGACTAAAGAAAAGGCAGAAGAATTAGGAGTTAAACCTATGGCTGCTATTTTGGGATATGCTACACATGGTGTTGAACCTAGAATAATGGGTATAGGACCTATAGAAGCAAGCAGAAAAGCTCTAAAAATGGCTAATCTTAAAGTAGAAGATATGGAATTAATAGAAAGTAATGAGGCTTTTGCTGCTCAGTCTATTGCCGTTGCAAGAGAGTTAAAGTTTAATATGGATATAGTTAATGTTAATGGAGGTGCCATTGCTATAGGACACCCTATAGGTGCTTCAGGAGCTAGAATACTTACTACTCTTTTATATGAAATGAAAAAAAGAGGAAATAAAAGAGGACTTGCTACACTTTGTATAGGCGGCGGTATGGGTACTGCTTTAGTTGTAGAGATGTAA